The Fimbriimonas ginsengisoli Gsoil 348 genome window below encodes:
- a CDS encoding ABC transporter ATP-binding protein, with amino-acid sequence MRRSPTTTSTHDEDLKRKVSWASIIRLVGLALPHRKLLTFAGVLALLGTALQLVLPLMIRETVNRVTQSKSVGELDRDALLFLGIILLGSAFGYVQFILSSLAGNRIVMDLRLRLFSHLQRLPVTFFDKTRSGDLTSHLSNDVTQLQATLTDDLVRLAGQLILLFGGIGIAVWMNWRLTVVIVTVLVFVMAFFVTTGRALRKINREALDSLAEAMGSMTEALANIRLVKAFAREPYEDEQARRRLGHTFRLQMRGSKWEAMMATVGAAGFTLMLIGCMWYGARGVLSGTFQVGDVIGFLVMLAFITQPMATLAALYTRLQRATGAADRLFAILDEGAEEVDSVGAVPFPHGPGEVVFNQIEFQYVADTPVLTGLSLVAPAGKVTAIVGPSGAGKTTLASLVYRFYEPQSGEILIDGVPIRNMQRGSVREHIGIVPQEPILFNGTLRENIRYGRLDATDAEVEAAARSANVEEFVLGFPTGYETMIGERGITLSGGQRQRVAIARALLKDPKILILDEATSALDTKSESLVREALDRLMDGRTTLVIAHRLSTVVNADQIAVVADGRVAEMGTHEELLRQGGRYAELYEFVGA; translated from the coding sequence ATGCGACGTTCCCCTACTACGACCTCGACCCATGACGAAGACCTGAAGCGAAAGGTCTCTTGGGCTTCCATCATCCGGCTGGTCGGATTGGCGTTGCCGCATCGGAAGCTTCTGACCTTCGCCGGCGTACTCGCCCTTTTAGGCACCGCCCTGCAACTCGTGTTGCCGCTCATGATTCGGGAGACCGTCAACCGGGTCACTCAATCGAAGAGCGTCGGCGAGCTCGACCGCGATGCCCTCCTATTCCTCGGCATCATCCTGCTCGGATCGGCGTTCGGGTACGTCCAGTTCATCCTCTCTTCCCTCGCCGGGAACCGGATTGTGATGGACCTGCGGCTGCGACTCTTCTCGCACCTGCAACGGTTGCCGGTCACCTTCTTCGACAAGACGCGGTCCGGCGACCTCACCTCCCACCTCTCGAACGACGTCACGCAGCTTCAAGCGACGCTTACGGACGACCTCGTCCGCCTCGCCGGCCAACTCATTCTCCTGTTCGGCGGGATCGGGATCGCGGTCTGGATGAACTGGCGACTCACCGTCGTCATCGTCACCGTGCTCGTCTTCGTGATGGCGTTCTTCGTAACCACCGGAAGGGCGCTGCGAAAGATCAATCGCGAGGCGCTCGATTCGCTGGCGGAGGCGATGGGCTCGATGACGGAGGCGCTCGCGAACATACGCCTGGTGAAAGCGTTCGCTCGGGAACCGTATGAAGACGAGCAAGCCCGCCGCCGCCTGGGACACACCTTCCGTCTCCAGATGCGCGGCTCCAAGTGGGAGGCGATGATGGCCACCGTGGGCGCGGCCGGATTCACCTTGATGCTCATCGGATGCATGTGGTACGGAGCTCGCGGGGTGCTGAGCGGCACCTTCCAAGTCGGCGACGTCATCGGCTTCCTAGTGATGCTCGCGTTCATCACGCAACCGATGGCGACGCTCGCCGCCCTATACACTCGCCTCCAGCGGGCAACCGGCGCCGCGGACCGGCTCTTTGCGATCCTCGACGAGGGGGCCGAAGAGGTCGACTCGGTGGGGGCGGTTCCATTTCCGCATGGGCCGGGCGAGGTGGTTTTCAACCAAATCGAGTTCCAGTACGTTGCCGACACCCCGGTTTTGACCGGCCTGAGCCTGGTCGCCCCGGCTGGGAAGGTCACCGCCATCGTCGGCCCGAGCGGAGCCGGCAAGACGACCCTGGCATCGCTGGTGTACCGGTTCTACGAGCCCCAGAGTGGCGAAATTCTTATTGACGGCGTACCGATCCGCAACATGCAGCGCGGATCGGTACGCGAGCATATCGGCATCGTGCCCCAAGAGCCGATCCTGTTCAACGGCACCCTAAGGGAGAACATCCGTTACGGGCGACTCGACGCCACCGACGCGGAAGTCGAGGCCGCCGCTCGCAGCGCGAACGTCGAGGAGTTCGTCCTCGGCTTTCCAACCGGCTACGAGACGATGATCGGCGAACGCGGCATCACTCTGTCCGGCGGTCAGCGCCAACGCGTCGCGATCGCCCGGGCGTTGCTTAAGGACCCCAAGATTCTCATCCTCGACGAAGCGACGTCGGCGCTCGACACGAAGTCCGAATCGCTCGTTCGAGAGGCGTTAGACCGCCTGATGGACGGCCGAACCACCCTCGTCATCGCCCACCGTCTCTCCACCGTCGTCAACGCCGACCAAATCGCCGTCGTCGCCGACGGCCGAGTCGCCGAAATGGGCACCCACGAAGAGCTCCTCCGCCAAGGCGGCCGCTACGCCGAACTCTACGAATTCGTCGGGGCGTAA
- a CDS encoding PEP/pyruvate-binding domain-containing protein — protein MLTPIALVLLSQAGSWTWSPKIASKGEFDKLAGVTDVPYRMAHVRFMIDRRQGNRIYYIDSRNDRHHREFANHLYLSLESEQTFFANNTLKENRRFVLGWLAYQSPVKQWTYEFWDGDQITPDLLRLTHRIVKDTFFASVSFKPNSVRQEEVSNSLGIPRVLVREIMRSQKYQPLNLGFGIGRLRIVNKSEEVADAGPEDIVVLADTPAGAPPVAGLIFAQPTTPLSHLGLLARGWKIPSATIVGALDLFKHLEGKLVAYRTEPGEFHLHLAEPEQISVWEAAKAKQRRLSSPKLDISVTKLASLSQQTAADSVAYGAKSANLGEVMHAGLAGVTVPNGFTLPFSAYERFVHANHLDEKIREAMNDATENGTLRRARLKALRESFCAGSIPGDLAREILARAKSEFGDKGVFVRSSTNSEDLPNFSGAGLYSTVPNVKGPDALLAAVRTVWSSVWNDDAYLARERAGIDHRRVAMAVLIQEGVPSESSGVTITANPFDAGDEGAVYISAKRGLGIRVVDGKKVPEQIVFHVGSNAVLVLTRSDEDSLLAFDPKGGVMEVPTAPQRAVLSDSLVRRLATASLALQRIFGNKPQDIEWAVVGEKIFILQSRPYARS, from the coding sequence GTGCTTACGCCCATCGCGCTGGTGCTGCTCAGTCAAGCCGGGAGTTGGACCTGGAGCCCCAAGATCGCGTCAAAGGGTGAGTTCGACAAGCTTGCGGGAGTGACCGACGTGCCGTACCGCATGGCCCACGTGCGGTTCATGATCGATCGTCGGCAGGGGAACAGAATCTATTACATCGACTCCCGCAACGACCGCCACCACCGGGAATTTGCCAACCACCTCTATCTCTCTTTGGAGTCGGAACAGACCTTTTTCGCAAACAATACTCTCAAGGAGAATCGCCGTTTCGTGCTCGGCTGGTTGGCGTATCAATCTCCGGTGAAGCAGTGGACGTACGAGTTCTGGGATGGCGACCAGATTACGCCGGATCTTCTCCGTCTCACTCACCGCATCGTTAAAGACACCTTCTTCGCCTCCGTATCGTTTAAGCCGAATTCGGTTCGGCAGGAAGAGGTTTCGAATTCCCTTGGGATTCCTCGAGTGCTCGTTCGCGAGATCATGCGGAGCCAGAAATATCAACCTCTGAACTTGGGCTTCGGCATCGGCCGCCTCCGAATCGTCAACAAATCGGAGGAAGTGGCCGACGCGGGACCAGAAGATATCGTTGTCCTGGCCGATACCCCGGCGGGAGCGCCGCCGGTCGCGGGCCTTATCTTTGCTCAACCTACCACGCCGCTGAGCCACCTCGGATTGCTCGCCAGAGGGTGGAAGATTCCAAGTGCCACCATCGTCGGTGCGCTCGACTTGTTCAAACACCTCGAAGGAAAACTCGTGGCGTACCGAACGGAGCCGGGCGAGTTTCACCTTCATCTGGCGGAGCCAGAGCAGATTTCCGTATGGGAGGCGGCCAAGGCTAAACAACGGCGGCTCTCATCGCCGAAGCTCGACATCTCGGTCACCAAATTAGCCTCTCTGTCCCAGCAGACCGCGGCAGATTCCGTGGCCTACGGCGCCAAGTCCGCAAATCTAGGGGAGGTGATGCATGCCGGTTTAGCTGGGGTGACGGTGCCAAACGGGTTCACGCTCCCCTTCTCGGCTTACGAACGATTCGTGCATGCGAACCACTTGGACGAGAAGATTCGGGAGGCTATGAACGACGCGACGGAGAACGGAACCCTCCGGCGGGCTCGGCTCAAGGCGCTTCGGGAGAGCTTTTGCGCCGGTTCCATTCCGGGCGATTTAGCGAGGGAGATCTTGGCCCGAGCTAAGAGCGAGTTTGGTGACAAGGGCGTGTTCGTTCGAAGCTCCACTAACTCGGAGGATCTCCCCAACTTTAGCGGCGCGGGGCTCTATTCAACGGTGCCAAACGTGAAAGGTCCCGATGCGTTGCTGGCCGCGGTTCGAACCGTTTGGAGCTCCGTTTGGAATGACGACGCGTACCTCGCCCGCGAGCGAGCGGGTATCGATCATCGAAGGGTCGCGATGGCGGTCCTTATCCAAGAGGGGGTGCCGTCGGAATCATCGGGCGTTACGATCACGGCAAATCCATTCGATGCGGGAGATGAAGGGGCCGTCTATATCAGTGCCAAGCGAGGCCTTGGAATCCGGGTGGTGGACGGAAAGAAGGTGCCCGAGCAGATCGTCTTTCATGTCGGAAGCAACGCGGTGTTGGTTCTCACCCGATCGGACGAAGACAGTTTGCTCGCCTTCGATCCGAAGGGAGGAGTGATGGAAGTTCCGACGGCTCCTCAAAGGGCGGTACTCAGCGACTCACTTGTTCGCCGTCTCGCGACGGCGAGCCTAGCGCTTCAGCGAATCTTCGGCAACAAACCCCAGGACATCGAGTGGGCGGTAGTGGGGGAGAAGATCTTCATCCTCCAGTCGCGCCCTTACGCGCGAAGCTAA
- a CDS encoding sugar phosphate isomerase/epimerase family protein has translation MQNPVAVSSWALHRTLGLSFHDSPSTGPRGQEQHAVPQVALLDLPAELARRGYPAMQLCHFHLPTRDDAYCAEFRAALDSSGVELHALLIDEGDITHPDHGERDAEWIASWLQTAEQLGAKHARVIAGKQTATAETLERSIERLKILVKSSPVRIEIENWFPLTDIPEAVLEILDRLEGHVGLCADWGNWPRPRKYTDLPKIVSRAETCHAKLEFLSPAQLDLEDSLLCLAMTKIVGFSGAYVLVNGGPGESEWDALEIQRKFLASGP, from the coding sequence GTGCAAAATCCCGTCGCGGTTTCCTCGTGGGCGCTTCACCGGACGCTTGGCTTAAGCTTTCACGATTCACCTTCTACCGGACCGCGCGGGCAAGAACAGCACGCAGTTCCGCAAGTCGCGCTTCTCGATCTTCCCGCCGAGCTTGCGCGGCGCGGCTACCCAGCAATGCAGCTCTGCCACTTTCACCTGCCGACCCGGGACGACGCCTACTGCGCCGAATTCCGGGCCGCCCTCGACTCGTCTGGCGTGGAGCTGCACGCGCTGCTGATCGACGAAGGGGATATCACTCATCCCGACCACGGCGAGCGAGACGCCGAATGGATTGCGAGCTGGCTCCAAACCGCCGAGCAACTGGGCGCCAAGCACGCCCGGGTCATCGCCGGGAAGCAAACCGCGACCGCCGAAACGCTGGAACGTAGCATCGAGCGCCTAAAAATCCTCGTCAAGAGCTCGCCCGTTCGGATCGAAATCGAGAACTGGTTCCCCCTCACCGATATTCCCGAAGCCGTGCTAGAGATATTGGACCGGCTAGAAGGTCACGTCGGTCTCTGCGCCGACTGGGGCAACTGGCCGAGGCCGCGCAAGTACACCGACCTCCCAAAAATCGTTTCCCGCGCGGAGACTTGCCACGCGAAGCTGGAGTTCCTTTCTCCGGCCCAACTCGATTTGGAGGATTCGCTCCTCTGTCTGGCCATGACTAAGATCGTCGGCTTTTCCGGCGCCTACGTCTTGGTGAACGGCGGTCCCGGTGAATCGGAATGGGACGCCCTTGAGATTCAGCGGAAGTTTCTTGCGAGCGGTCCGTAA
- a CDS encoding endonuclease/exonuclease/phosphatase family protein, with translation MSILKVISYNVRCGNANDGLDSWPHRRDRTVAMLRQLDFDLAGLQEPLAFQLDDILTALPGYRLIGVGRDDGKRDGEYAAILYRTSRLRPIDSRTFWFSDTPDVPGSATWGNVCVRICTWSRFEDLVRGHTFTHFNVHVDHESQPSRERSSQLLLERSRATSGPVLITGDFNADEDSASIQILFDAGFRDTYRVIHPDIADVGTFGGFTDVFNPEKIDYILVDASADVRDAEIVKQKIDGRWPSDHAVMTASINYDMMAPTPCMPSS, from the coding sequence TTGTCCATTCTAAAAGTCATCTCGTACAACGTCCGCTGCGGCAACGCAAACGACGGACTCGATAGCTGGCCGCACCGGCGCGACCGGACGGTGGCGATGCTCCGGCAACTCGACTTCGACCTCGCTGGCCTTCAAGAACCGCTGGCGTTTCAGCTAGACGACATCCTAACCGCCCTCCCGGGGTATCGCCTGATCGGCGTCGGACGGGACGACGGTAAGCGAGACGGGGAGTATGCCGCGATCCTCTATCGAACCTCCCGCCTCCGGCCGATCGACTCCCGTACCTTCTGGTTTTCCGATACTCCGGACGTCCCCGGCTCCGCCACTTGGGGCAACGTTTGCGTCCGAATATGTACATGGTCCCGGTTTGAAGACCTAGTTAGGGGACACACGTTTACTCATTTCAACGTTCATGTGGACCATGAATCGCAACCCAGCCGGGAACGGAGTTCGCAGCTACTCTTGGAACGCTCCCGGGCTACGAGCGGTCCGGTGCTCATCACCGGCGATTTCAATGCCGACGAGGACAGCGCCTCGATTCAGATCCTGTTCGACGCCGGCTTCCGCGACACGTACCGCGTCATCCACCCGGATATCGCGGACGTCGGCACCTTTGGCGGATTCACCGACGTTTTCAACCCCGAAAAGATCGACTACATCTTGGTCGATGCTTCCGCCGACGTCCGGGACGCCGAAATCGTGAAGCAAAAGATTGACGGCCGGTGGCCCTCCGATCACGCCGTGATGACGGCTTCGATCAATTACGATATGATGGCTCCAACGCCATGCATGCCGTCTTCCTAA
- a CDS encoding glycosyltransferase family 2 protein, translating into MGEGLVKSVAVIIPAFNEEDRILSVLRAVKGARLPTEIIVVSDGSTDRTAAVARSVPGVTVFELPGNQGKGAAMAAGVKLTSARYVAFVDADLGGLTPAHVDGIIQPLLDRRCDMCVGIFRGGKVWSDAAHTFTPYFSGQRALKREIFEAIPYISDLRLGIEYAINNEARRRRARVLRVVLPGVSNCHKEQKLGLVKGLAARTKMYKEIGEAMVKTRKRRKRPPRMRPPWLH; encoded by the coding sequence ATGGGTGAGGGTCTCGTGAAGTCGGTCGCGGTGATCATCCCCGCGTTCAACGAGGAAGACCGGATCCTCTCTGTACTGCGGGCGGTGAAAGGGGCCAGGTTGCCGACCGAAATCATTGTCGTCAGCGACGGCAGCACCGACCGTACCGCCGCAGTCGCCCGCTCCGTGCCCGGCGTAACCGTCTTCGAGCTCCCTGGGAACCAGGGGAAGGGCGCCGCGATGGCGGCCGGCGTAAAGCTCACCTCGGCTCGCTATGTCGCCTTTGTAGATGCCGACCTCGGCGGTCTCACCCCGGCCCACGTCGACGGGATCATTCAGCCCTTGCTCGACCGCCGGTGCGATATGTGCGTCGGCATCTTTCGCGGCGGCAAGGTGTGGAGCGATGCCGCCCACACGTTCACTCCATACTTCAGCGGCCAGCGAGCGTTAAAGCGCGAGATCTTTGAGGCGATCCCGTACATCAGCGACCTTAGGTTGGGCATCGAATATGCCATCAACAACGAGGCCCGCCGCCGCCGTGCCCGAGTCCTTCGCGTCGTGCTTCCCGGCGTGAGCAATTGTCACAAGGAACAGAAGCTAGGTCTCGTAAAAGGCCTCGCCGCCCGCACCAAGATGTACAAAGAAATCGGCGAAGCCATGGTCAAAACCAGAAAACGCCGAAAGCGTCCACCCCGCATGCGGCCTCCCTGGCTGCACTAG
- a CDS encoding GNAT family N-acetyltransferase, whose translation MLRTSLRTGAGAFGELRESWQDLVRSAPAATPFQTYEWLSTWFRHLGAGREPRFVTVTEGQDLVGLMPLVRSQGPWRTLRPMGIGPSDYLHPIARHDYESAVSAEIFEAATNQRDVDLVDLHQVRETQELARVAESVPIVQATCLVLDLPDTYDAYLGTLGKSLRYDVRKLDKTLFTSGRARIETFGPGETGRGLDVLFDLHRARWRKRRLPGAFLGKTVDFHREWATKAAENGWLWLSVLHVDDEAIGAIYAMTVGDTAYYYQAGFDPEKGAVSPGTLLVASSIRRAIEEGKRHFDFMRGDEGYKRRWKPQRELRNLRFIQPGPGPRARLGASWNELGSRVETRVRARLEGRGLL comes from the coding sequence ATGCTAAGGACGAGCCTCCGGACCGGAGCCGGAGCGTTTGGTGAGCTGCGAGAGTCCTGGCAGGATCTGGTTCGGAGCGCCCCCGCCGCAACCCCGTTTCAGACTTACGAATGGCTCTCAACCTGGTTCCGCCATCTCGGAGCGGGGCGCGAGCCGCGCTTCGTCACCGTGACGGAAGGCCAGGATCTGGTTGGGCTCATGCCGCTCGTCCGAAGTCAGGGACCGTGGCGAACGCTTCGCCCGATGGGGATCGGACCCTCCGACTACCTCCACCCGATCGCCCGTCACGATTACGAATCCGCGGTGTCCGCCGAGATCTTCGAGGCGGCCACGAATCAGCGCGACGTCGACCTCGTCGATCTTCACCAAGTGAGGGAAACGCAGGAACTGGCTCGAGTGGCCGAATCGGTTCCCATCGTCCAAGCGACCTGCCTCGTTCTCGACCTTCCCGACACGTACGACGCTTACCTGGGAACCCTTGGGAAGAGCCTCCGGTACGACGTAAGGAAGTTGGACAAAACCCTTTTCACATCCGGCCGAGCCCGCATCGAGACATTTGGGCCGGGGGAGACCGGCCGCGGCCTCGATGTCCTCTTCGACCTTCACCGAGCTCGCTGGCGGAAGCGCCGCTTGCCCGGCGCCTTCCTCGGTAAGACGGTCGACTTCCACCGGGAGTGGGCGACCAAAGCGGCGGAGAACGGTTGGCTCTGGCTCAGCGTGCTCCACGTCGACGACGAGGCGATCGGAGCCATCTACGCGATGACCGTCGGCGACACCGCTTACTACTACCAAGCCGGCTTCGATCCTGAGAAAGGCGCCGTCTCCCCCGGAACGCTCCTGGTCGCCTCGTCGATTCGCCGGGCGATCGAAGAGGGGAAGCGCCATTTCGACTTCATGCGGGGGGACGAAGGGTACAAACGGCGCTGGAAGCCGCAACGCGAGCTGCGCAATCTCCGTTTCATTCAGCCGGGCCCCGGGCCCCGCGCCCGACTTGGAGCCTCTTGGAACGAACTTGGAAGCCGTGTCGAAACCCGCGTCCGGGCGCGCCTGGAGGGCCGTGGACTTCTCTAA
- a CDS encoding zinc-dependent alcohol dehydrogenase family protein, whose product MQRYVLGQAPGIDQLRLEEASETELGMDGVRVEMRAWSLNYRDLMVVKGTYGGRYQPGLIPLSDGVGHVIEVGSTVTRFKVGDRVASCFFRDWIEGPLTPVKAKTALGGGVPGVLADRVVLPEHGLVHVPESLSDLEAATLPCAGVTAWNALIDTAVLRPGQTVLLQGTGGVSMQALGIAKAAGARVMITSSSNEKLERAKQLGAEATVNYREQPEWDRAAYEWTGGRGVDVVVEVGGADTLPKSLRSLTYGGNIAVIGVLTGANPEMPLPYLFSKNARMTGIYVGSRLQFEAMNRAIEQNKIRPVIDRVFEFEEAADAFRHMESGSHFGKIVISRKGPEAK is encoded by the coding sequence ATGCAGCGGTACGTATTGGGCCAGGCTCCGGGCATCGATCAATTGCGATTAGAGGAGGCGTCCGAAACCGAATTGGGTATGGACGGAGTGCGCGTCGAAATGCGGGCTTGGTCCCTCAATTACCGAGACCTGATGGTGGTGAAAGGGACGTACGGAGGACGTTATCAGCCGGGGCTGATTCCGCTTTCGGATGGGGTGGGACATGTGATCGAGGTGGGATCGACGGTTACCCGGTTTAAGGTCGGCGATCGGGTCGCATCTTGCTTCTTTCGTGACTGGATCGAGGGACCATTGACGCCGGTGAAGGCGAAAACGGCGCTCGGTGGGGGGGTCCCCGGCGTTCTCGCCGATCGAGTCGTGCTTCCGGAGCATGGGCTGGTCCACGTGCCAGAGAGCCTTAGCGACCTAGAGGCGGCAACTCTGCCCTGTGCGGGCGTGACCGCCTGGAACGCGCTTATCGACACCGCGGTTCTTCGTCCGGGCCAGACGGTTCTCCTGCAAGGCACGGGCGGCGTTTCGATGCAGGCGCTCGGCATTGCCAAAGCGGCGGGCGCTCGAGTGATGATCACGTCTTCTAGTAATGAGAAGTTGGAGCGGGCGAAGCAACTGGGCGCGGAGGCTACGGTGAACTATCGCGAGCAGCCCGAGTGGGACCGCGCGGCTTACGAGTGGACGGGAGGGAGAGGGGTGGATGTGGTGGTTGAGGTCGGCGGGGCCGATACCCTACCTAAGTCGTTACGGTCGCTAACATACGGAGGGAATATCGCGGTGATCGGGGTGCTCACGGGGGCAAATCCGGAGATGCCGCTTCCGTATCTCTTTTCGAAGAACGCGCGCATGACCGGCATCTATGTCGGGTCCCGGCTGCAATTCGAGGCGATGAACCGCGCCATCGAGCAGAACAAGATCCGGCCGGTGATCGATCGGGTGTTCGAATTTGAAGAAGCGGCGGACGCGTTTCGACATATGGAGAGTGGATCGCACTTTGGAAAAATCGTGATTTCTAGAAAAGGGCCCGAAGCCAAGTAG
- a CDS encoding ATP-dependent DNA helicase: protein MSTAAELIEKAFDTLSARPGFVSRSDQRQLALLLCDLIEEKSSGAFEAPTGLGKSLASLIPAMAHALESKRRTVIATYTNVLAEQYWRKDLPLARALFEAGDSVKAQLLMGRARYACLASMEEHIPETTESFRQLAEIGHESDFRALIRKPARELSMLWSKVATPPVCPGRLCPAYDDCFYYKARRQSERAEIVITNHSVVIQDALMKRSNEDSGGLLGHYDFLILDEAHDFPTAAGNGLEFELSGAKLGALAAVAHRMESALLPLAQRAGDGMAWLKDCADFKVAIESAQKKLIAYSIELGRPGILTGSPPEMMEHPQVRASRTKDDMQGAKSLASEVSDSCEKFVKGVDRRMDEWREEDPERVRQAGESIRNYGTYLREYGIGCFSLFDPQGVAVSYAGQSGATAMLRQDVIDLAEPLKELIWDKTPYACLSATLATDGNFEFFRRVTGAEPRFEEILPTPFDFGSQAALYLPPVPGIPDPTIARREGNEEGYWRSVASELSKIIVACGGRTLALFHSRKEMEGVYQHMNLSAELPIYMQLKYGAAMVGERFKANVHSSLFALRSYWTGFDAPGETLSCVVLVRVPFEVPIDPPQIARLAYLQTQGRDAFFEHTLPMAKMMIRQGAGRLIRHADDRGLIVIIDPRVQTKGYGEQILANLPPEMRTFRNLDDAVGWIGLEPMSLL from the coding sequence GTGTCTACTGCGGCGGAGCTGATCGAGAAGGCGTTCGACACTCTTTCCGCGCGTCCGGGCTTCGTGAGCCGTTCCGACCAGCGGCAGCTTGCGCTCCTTCTTTGTGACCTGATCGAAGAAAAATCTTCGGGGGCCTTCGAAGCGCCGACCGGCCTCGGTAAGTCGCTCGCATCGCTCATTCCCGCCATGGCCCACGCCTTGGAGAGCAAGCGGCGAACTGTGATTGCCACCTATACGAACGTGCTGGCCGAGCAGTATTGGCGGAAGGATCTGCCTTTGGCGCGAGCGCTGTTCGAAGCGGGCGATTCGGTGAAAGCCCAGCTCCTCATGGGGCGAGCCCGCTACGCGTGTTTAGCGTCGATGGAGGAGCACATCCCGGAGACGACGGAGTCGTTCCGGCAATTGGCGGAGATCGGGCACGAGTCGGACTTTCGTGCGCTGATCCGGAAGCCGGCACGCGAGCTGAGCATGCTTTGGTCGAAGGTTGCCACGCCGCCGGTTTGCCCGGGCCGGCTGTGTCCGGCTTACGACGACTGCTTTTACTACAAGGCCCGCCGGCAGTCGGAGCGGGCGGAAATCGTGATCACCAACCATAGCGTCGTCATCCAGGACGCGCTGATGAAGAGGTCGAACGAGGATTCGGGCGGCCTTTTGGGACATTACGACTTTCTCATCCTCGACGAGGCGCACGACTTTCCGACCGCCGCAGGCAACGGTTTGGAGTTCGAATTGAGCGGCGCGAAGCTGGGAGCGCTCGCCGCGGTTGCCCATCGAATGGAAAGTGCGCTCCTGCCGCTGGCTCAGCGGGCGGGCGACGGGATGGCGTGGCTTAAAGATTGCGCGGACTTTAAAGTCGCGATCGAATCGGCGCAGAAGAAGCTGATCGCCTATTCAATCGAACTCGGCCGACCGGGAATCCTGACCGGCTCGCCTCCAGAAATGATGGAGCACCCTCAGGTGCGGGCTAGCCGAACCAAGGACGATATGCAGGGGGCCAAGAGCCTTGCCTCCGAGGTAAGCGACTCGTGCGAGAAGTTTGTCAAAGGGGTCGATCGGCGGATGGACGAATGGCGGGAAGAGGACCCGGAGAGGGTTCGCCAGGCGGGAGAGTCGATCCGAAATTACGGCACCTACCTGCGCGAGTACGGCATCGGATGCTTCTCGCTGTTCGATCCTCAGGGAGTCGCCGTCAGCTACGCGGGGCAAAGCGGCGCAACCGCGATGTTGCGACAGGACGTCATCGATTTGGCCGAGCCGCTCAAGGAGCTGATCTGGGATAAGACCCCTTACGCGTGCCTCTCGGCTACCTTGGCGACGGACGGAAACTTCGAGTTCTTCCGGCGGGTGACCGGGGCCGAGCCGCGGTTCGAAGAGATCTTGCCGACGCCGTTCGATTTCGGCTCGCAAGCCGCCCTCTATCTTCCTCCGGTTCCCGGAATTCCCGACCCAACGATCGCTCGAAGGGAAGGGAACGAGGAGGGTTACTGGCGGTCGGTGGCAAGCGAGCTGTCGAAGATCATCGTCGCTTGCGGCGGCCGGACGCTCGCCCTCTTCCACTCGCGTAAAGAGATGGAGGGGGTGTACCAGCACATGAACCTGTCGGCGGAGCTACCGATCTACATGCAGCTCAAGTACGGCGCGGCGATGGTTGGAGAGCGGTTCAAGGCGAACGTGCACTCCTCGCTTTTTGCGCTCCGCTCGTACTGGACCGGGTTCGACGCGCCGGGTGAGACGCTTTCGTGCGTCGTTTTGGTCCGGGTACCGTTCGAAGTTCCGATCGACCCGCCCCAGATCGCCCGGCTTGCGTATCTTCAGACACAGGGCCGCGATGCGTTCTTCGAGCACACGCTTCCGATGGCGAAGATGATGATCCGCCAGGGCGCCGGCCGCCTGATTCGGCACGCGGACGACCGAGGACTGATCGTCATCATCGACCCGCGCGTCCAAACAAAGGGTTATGGGGAGCAGATTCTGGCCAACCTCCCGCCCGAGATGCGCACCTTCCGAAACCTCGACGACGCCGTGGGTTGGATCGGCCTCGAACCGATGAGTCTCCTTTAA
- a CDS encoding GlsB/YeaQ/YmgE family stress response membrane protein yields MPHGLLWWIIVGLVAGALAKAITPGTDREPKGCLTTILLGIAGSLIVGFLMTALTGENERGGMIGTIIGATIGAVLLIFGARKLWK; encoded by the coding sequence ATGCCACACGGACTTCTTTGGTGGATCATCGTCGGCCTCGTCGCGGGCGCACTCGCCAAGGCCATTACCCCGGGTACCGATCGCGAGCCGAAGGGGTGCTTGACGACGATCCTCCTGGGCATCGCCGGCTCCTTAATTGTCGGATTTCTCATGACCGCCCTCACCGGCGAGAACGAGCGCGGCGGCATGATCGGAACGATCATTGGAGCCACGATTGGCGCAGTCCTTCTAATTTTCGGCGCGCGGAAGCTCTGGAAATAG